CCGCGGATAACCGCTGCCAGATGTACTATCAACGTAATATTATACTTTTTTATGTCAATATCTTCGAGCCTGGCCAAATCAGCGAATATTAACTCCTCGTTAGAATAATCAATGCCTTCTTTTTTTCTACGGATCAGGGAAACAACTTTTTCTGTTTTTTTCAGTTCTTCTACCAGCGCCTGCCCGATAAATCCATTCCTGCCGGTGATTAATATAGTTTTCATTTAAAAAATCCGGATAAGTTTATTAAAGTGCTTAGCTGCCCACTTTAGCCTGAAATAATACTCTATATAAGACCTGTTAAACATGCCTTCCAGGAACTCTTTTGATAAATTATCGTGTTTCCATACAAGGCGCGAATAGTTAAAATCTTGCCAATCTACCTGAAAAAGCTTGTCCTTAAAATCATTAAAAACGCTTGTCCCCGGTTGAGGGGTAAATATATGAAATGAGGCAAACATGGAATTCAAATTTTTGGCATAGGCAAGGGTATTATGAACGCTCTCTTCCGTTTCATTAGGAAACCCGTAAATATAATTTGCTTGAACCACAACGCCTATTTTTTCGAGTAAGGCAACCTTGCCCGCGGCATCCTCTTTCTTATAAGAACGCCTGGTATTATTATGCAATAACTGCGCGTTACTGCTTTCGATACCCGTAATCAAATAACTCAGCCCCGCGGAACGCATTGTCTTTAAATCGTCAAAACTAAATGTATCTAAGCGCGCTTCACAACTCCAGTTTATCTTTAAGCCGCTTATAATTAACGCATTCATAAAAGAAAGAAGTTCTTTTTTATTCTCTCCAAAATTCGGGTCACGAAACATAAAATATCTTATATTAAAATTCTTTACATAATACTTGATAGTTTCAATAACATACCCGTCATTAAAATTTCTGACTTTACCATAAAATGCCGCGTAAGGGCAATAATTACAGGTCATGCTACAGCCGCGGGATTTCTGAATGCTTACGCCAAGCTCTTTTGAGAATGGTCGTAATGCATAGCGCTTATTTAGGATAAACGGTTCCCAATCTAACCTAGGTAATTCATTTAAATTATTCAACTCCTGCGAAAAAATTAATTTCTCCCGTGGCAAGCCTTTGGAAAGTATTTCCATGATAGCCGAATCCGGCTCTCCGATAATGACAAAATCTGCGTATTCCTGATAAACTTCGGGCATAGCCGTGGCAAAAGAACCCAAGGCTATAACCTTTAAATTTGGACGGTAAG
The DNA window shown above is from Candidatus Omnitrophota bacterium and carries:
- a CDS encoding radical SAM protein — protein: MEVALVEVKSRGNDYVAKEMGGGLGRRLKLKGFLRGGILNYMLRARFSAPPILLAQLAGIFKARLYRVSTYYTSNAADIADGTDLCIALTSMVDYRNELNFIKELKSYRPNLKVIALGSFATAMPEVYQEYADFVIIGEPDSAIMEILSKGLPREKLIFSQELNNLNELPRLDWEPFILNKRYALRPFSKELGVSIQKSRGCSMTCNYCPYAAFYGKVRNFNDGYVIETIKYYVKNFNIRYFMFRDPNFGENKKELLSFMNALIISGLKINWSCEARLDTFSFDDLKTMRSAGLSYLITGIESSNAQLLHNNTRRSYKKEDAAGKVALLEKIGVVVQANYIYGFPNETEESVHNTLAYAKNLNSMFASFHIFTPQPGTSVFNDFKDKLFQVDWQDFNYSRLVWKHDNLSKEFLEGMFNRSYIEYYFRLKWAAKHFNKLIRIF